The stretch of DNA AGGTCGATCCGCCCGAAGAGGAAGTCCTCGAACTCGCTGTTGAGGCGGTTGAGATGCACTCCCGCGCGGAACACCTGCGCGTCCCGCTCGGCGAGCGCGCCTGGCGTGCCGACCTGGGAGCGCTTGGCCGCGTCGGTCATGAGGAACTCGGCCTCGTGGATCTTCTCCTCGAGACGCCGGTAGACCTGGTCGAGATGTTCTTGTTCGACGCTGATCTCGCGGTCGCGTACGTCGGCCACCGAGGCCCCTTTCCGGACGTGCAGCTGCCCAATCGAGCAGCCGTCTACCGTACGCGAAAGGGGGCCCCTGTGTGACCTCCGTGTGCGCTTGTCCTACGCGTCCACCTCCACGAGGCGGTCACCGGCGAGGGTGGTCACCTCGAAGTGGTCGATGTCGTTCCGGTCCATCGCGGCGCCCCCGTGGACGTACAACGGGCTGCGCGCCCACTTGTTCGGGCTGTCCTCGATGCCGTAACCCCACTTCGGGACGGACCAGGTGGTCACCGTCTCCTTCTCACCGTCCTTGCCGACCGCGACCAGGGAGCACTTGAGCGGGCCCTTCACGTTCTTCAGCTCCAGGACCGTGTGCGTGCCCCAGGCCTTCTTCTCCGTGCCGACCGTGGCGCTGACCTTGGTCGTCGGGTCGGTGGCCTTGATCTTGTCGTCCATGTGGTTGAAGAAAGCGTCCTCGGCGGGGCTCGTGGGGTGCGGCTCGCCCGCCACGTCCTTCGAACCGCCGTCGTCGTTCACCGCGAGGACCGCGAGCGGCCCGCCCACGATCAGCGCCGCCGCCGCGGCCACCAGATACATGCCGCGCCTGCGCTTCTGCGCACGCTTCACGGAGACCTCGTCCACGAGCCGGTCCGCGAGGCGCGGGCTCGGCCTCGCGGCGAGCTGTTCGCCGATCGCCGGTACGCCGTGTGCCCCCGGGAAGTCCGCGAGCGCGGCCAGCATCGGCTCCATGCCGGAGAACTCCTCCAGCTGCCGCGCGCAGAACTCGCAGCCCGCCAGATGTCCCTCGAAGGCCGTGGCCTCCGCGTCGTCCAGGATGCCGAGGGCGTAGGCGCCGACGGTCTCGTGCACGTCGCCCTGCGCGCCATGACTGGTGTAGTCGGACTCGTTCATGCCGTCACCCCCCGCTCCTCAAGCGCAAGCTTCATCGAGCGCAGCGCGTAGAAGACCCGCGAGCGCACCGTCCCACTCGGTATACCCAGTGTCTCGGCCGCCTCATTGACCGTACGCCCCTTGAAATAGGTCTCGACAAGTACCTCCCGGTGCGCGGGAGTCAGGTCGTCGAGCGCGTCCGAGAGTGTCATCAGCCACAGCGCCTTATCGATCTCGTCCTCCGCGGGGATGACCTCCAGCGGCGACGGATCGACCTCCTGCGGCCGGGCCTGCCGGCTGCGGTGGCCATCGATGACGATGCGCCGTGCGACCGTCACCAGCCAGGGGCGTACCGAACCGGTCGCACGATTGAGCTGACCGGCGTTCTTCCAGGCACGGATGAGCGTTTCCTGTACGACATCTTCGGCGCGCTGCCGGTCTCCCGCCACCAGGCGGAGCACATAGGCCAGAAGTGGACCCGCGTGCTCGCGGTAGAGGGCGCGCATCAACTCCTCGTCCGGTCCGTTGCGTTGGGGGACCAGGCGATGTCGGCGAGGACGTTCCTGCGGGCGCTCATCGGCCACGGCGGAATCCTTGCGCACGTCTGCCTCCGGTGTCCGCTCTTCGTCATGGCTGGCTCACCGGGGATGTACGTAGGCGGGAACGGATGTGTTCAACCGCGCG from Streptomyces sp. BA2 encodes:
- a CDS encoding zf-HC2 domain-containing protein, with the protein product MNESDYTSHGAQGDVHETVGAYALGILDDAEATAFEGHLAGCEFCARQLEEFSGMEPMLAALADFPGAHGVPAIGEQLAARPSPRLADRLVDEVSVKRAQKRRRGMYLVAAAAALIVGGPLAVLAVNDDGGSKDVAGEPHPTSPAEDAFFNHMDDKIKATDPTTKVSATVGTEKKAWGTHTVLELKNVKGPLKCSLVAVGKDGEKETVTTWSVPKWGYGIEDSPNKWARSPLYVHGGAAMDRNDIDHFEVTTLAGDRLVEVDA
- a CDS encoding sigma-70 family RNA polymerase sigma factor — encoded protein: MRKDSAVADERPQERPRRHRLVPQRNGPDEELMRALYREHAGPLLAYVLRLVAGDRQRAEDVVQETLIRAWKNAGQLNRATGSVRPWLVTVARRIVIDGHRSRQARPQEVDPSPLEVIPAEDEIDKALWLMTLSDALDDLTPAHREVLVETYFKGRTVNEAAETLGIPSGTVRSRVFYALRSMKLALEERGVTA